A section of the Thermoplasmatales archaeon genome encodes:
- a CDS encoding permease — translation MIYEILKAGINAVASYLSEHVLTCLIPAFFIAGAISAFISKESILRYFGVKTKKYISYSIASVSGAILAVCSCTILPIFSGIYKRGGGIGPATAFLYSGPAINVLAIVLTARVLGFKIGIARAVFAVLMAILIGLVMALIFRKHDEENLNNQFEYKKKEKKRWDKIFVFVSLILILIVATSPISWNIKFPVIYLLTILISYALIFYYEREEVKNWGHETWWLAKKIFPVLIAGVFLVGVIGGIASQYTGEEPDRAVGVLAKNYIGGNSLSSCFIASIIGALLYMPTLLEVPIVNDLFGYHAGIMGGGPALALLLAGPSVSLPNMVVLSRIMGVKKTAVYISLVVVFSTLIGYLFGVIA, via the coding sequence TTGCAAGCTATCTTTCAGAGCATGTATTAACCTGCCTTATTCCCGCTTTTTTCATTGCTGGAGCAATTTCTGCCTTTATATCAAAAGAAAGCATTTTAAGATATTTTGGCGTTAAAACAAAAAAGTATATATCATATTCCATCGCTTCCGTCTCTGGAGCAATACTCGCTGTTTGCAGCTGTACAATCCTGCCAATTTTTTCAGGAATATACAAGCGGGGCGGCGGGATAGGCCCAGCAACCGCTTTTCTTTACTCCGGCCCAGCCATAAATGTGCTTGCAATAGTTTTGACTGCCCGTGTTCTCGGATTTAAGATAGGTATTGCCAGAGCTGTATTTGCGGTTTTAATGGCAATATTAATCGGGCTTGTTATGGCGCTGATTTTCAGAAAGCATGACGAAGAAAATTTGAATAATCAATTTGAATATAAGAAGAAAGAAAAGAAAAGGTGGGACAAAATCTTTGTTTTTGTTTCCCTTATTCTAATTTTGATTGTAGCAACATCTCCAATTAGCTGGAATATAAAATTCCCCGTAATATACCTGCTTACAATTTTAATTTCCTATGCCCTTATTTTTTACTATGAAAGAGAAGAGGTTAAAAATTGGGGACATGAAACATGGTGGCTTGCCAAAAAAATTTTTCCTGTTTTAATTGCTGGTGTATTCTTAGTTGGGGTAATAGGGGGAATTGCTTCCCAGTATACTGGAGAGGAACCAGATAGAGCGGTTGGTGTTCTTGCAAAAAATTATATAGGAGGGAATAGCCTATCAAGTTGCTTTATCGCCTCAATAATAGGAGCTTTACTTTATATGCCAACACTTCTTGAAGTTCCAATTGTGAATGATTTATTTGGCTATCATGCTGGAATCATGGGCGGCGGGCCTGCTCTGGCTCTGCTGCTTGCTGGCCCCTCTGTAAGCCTGCCGAATATGGTTGTGCTTTCTCGCATTATGGGGGTAAAAAAGACCGCTGTTTATATTTCTCTTGTTGTGGTTTTTTCTACTTTAATAGGATATCTTTTCGGGGTGATTGCTTGA